From one Magnolia sinica isolate HGM2019 chromosome 18, MsV1, whole genome shotgun sequence genomic stretch:
- the LOC131233538 gene encoding 21 kDa protein-like, protein MEGSISKTLSSCFPVVALLTLLHFTSHVKMCSAARAIPNPNTNTQFIRTSCVATTYPRVCYESLSAYASDIQTSPKQLAHTALSVTLTEAQSTSAMMSKLSAGYGLRPREVGAMTDCIEMMGDSMDELRQSLGEMDRLSGPHFHFQMSNIQTWVSAAMTDEDACMDGFDGNAMNGKVKNIVRGRIVKMVQLTSNALALINNLASTQSKSP, encoded by the coding sequence ATGGAAGGTTCTATTAGTAAGACCTTATCTTCTTGTTTTCCTGTAGTGGCTCTTCTCACTCTCCTACACTTCACCTCCCACGTGAAAATGTGCTCAGCAGCAAGAGCCATTCCCAACCCCAACACAAACACCCAATTCATCCGAACATCGTGTGTCGCTACCACATACCCACGTGTGTGCTACGAATCGCTCTCTGCCTACGCCAGCGACATCCAAACGAGCCCCAAGCAATTGGCCCACACAGCTCTGTCCGTGACCCTAACTGAGGCCCAGTCAACCTCTGCCATGATGTCAAAACTATCGGCCGGGTACGGTTTAAGGCCTAGAGAGGTAGGCGCCATGACGGACTGCATAGAGATGATGGGAGACTCCATGGACGAGCTTAGGCAATCACTGGGGGAGATGGACcgccttagtgggccccacttccattTTCAAATGAGCAACATACAAACGTGGGTGAGCGCCGCAATGACGGACGAGGATGCGTGCATGGACGGATTCGATGGCAATGCGATGAACGGAAAGGTTAAGAACATCGTGAGGGGTCGGATAGTGAAGATGGTCCAGCTGACTAGCAATGCTTTAGCCCTCATCAACAACCTTGCCTCCACTCAATCAAAATCACCCTAG